The segment gaaaatttttgctaaaatctACTTTGACTGCAGCCTGTTGAGTTCCTGGATTAGGCTTTTTGGCAGCAAGGCCCCCTAATTGAGCTATAGACCTTCTGGTGTGTCTGCCTCAGCTGTTCTTCAATTTTAAGAGCCATTTGATAAGCTTCATCAACACTAAAGAGGTGCACCGTCATTAGCTCCTGCTTAATTTCTGCATGTAACCCCATCTTATATTGAGATAAAAGTTGACGATCATCTTCATCAACATGGTACCGAACGATTAAATCATTGAACTTGTCCGTGTCTTCTTCAGCTGTCATTGCTCCTTGCCGTAACTGCAATAATTCTTAATAAATTGAGTCCTCATAATCAAGAGGAAGACACTTCTCTTTTTACTTGAGCTTCATTTCCTCCCAATGAATTATAGGAGGCTGCCCAAGTCTATTGAGCCGCTTCTCAATGTTACGCCACCACATATGTGCTTGCATCTATTTTCGCAAATCTAACCTTTCGATCTTCGGACATCTCGTACCAATCAAAGTAGTCTTCCATCACCATTATCCAATCAATGAACGAATGAGGGTCAAGCTTCCTAGAAAAATCTAGAACATCAATCTTAACCTTCTTGTTAATATCATCATAAGCCTTGTGTTGCTGGAATATCTGTCGATAGTTCCCGACCAGCCCCCTCTCAACAACTGGCTGAGGTTGACTATGTTGGGGTGGATGTTGATGCACAATTCTTCTTGGTGCACCTGCATCGCCGGCTTCTACCTCTTGACCATCTTCATGATTTCCATTGTCAGCCTCAGGTTTGGATTTTCTGGAGCTGCTGCCCTTTCTGTCTCCAGGTTAGTCACATGATTAGAGAGATCTTGGAGTTGTTGAGTAATTTGTAAAAGTAAGTCATCTCTTTGGCGATCCATGATCCTCCCGTAGTATCCTGTTCCACTTCTAGTGGCCGTTAGAGCACAATTATTGACagcaaccttgctctgataccaaatcaaTGCAGCCCAGGATTTAATTAACAGAAAATAAAGGGGAAATGGGTGAGAATTTGAAGGGGGATGAAGTGTGGGAGGAGTCCACCTTCTTGGATAGACCTTAGATAAGAGAGTCCACCTTCTTGGATAGACCTTAGATAAGATCAAATCCGAAAAACTTAGTAAACAACTCTGAAAAAGTACTAAATAATTTCAGACTctgtaaatattttttcattgatcAAAAAAATGCATACAATGGACCTTATATAGACTCTTAGAAGTTTCTGGATAGTTACAGACCCTTGGACCAGACTTTTGACTAATAAATGACCTTGGAACTCGACTCTTAACTAGTAAATGCAGCCTAACCTTATATAGACTCTTAGAAGTTTTTAGATAGTTACAGACACTTGGACCAAACTTTTGACTAATAAATGAACTTGGAACTAGACTCTTAACTAGTAAATGCAGCCTAATTAAAACAGGCTTTGGATAGACTAAATGACTCTTAGGAGAACCTGAAAATTTGACTGAGAAATTCTAGAATAACCTAAGGAAATATTTGCTGAAAATATCTAGCTAAATCTAAGAAACTATCTGACTTATTTTTCATCAATGGAGTTTTTTCTAAGTAGACATTTTTAACTTTCTAGCAAAGTCAAAACAGTTTCCCCAATTTTTACCAAATACCACTGtaccatccaaaaatatttttggaagaTCAGAAAATACTTTCTGGCATTCTAAAAGCTTAAGCCAAACAGGATCTTAGGCCATATTTGGGATTGCTGTTGGCAATAGAGCTTTTGAAACTTTGGAAGTAGAACTTTTGAGAAGTAAAGCTTTTGGAAATAgagtttttacaaaaaaatatttattatttggtaATCACATTTATAAAGTACTTTGGAACTTTCAACATATATTTGATGACTAAAATAAAAGTACTTTTGGTATGAAAAAATGACAACAAAAGATCTTGATTCATATTATACAATgaagaataatataatataatattatattatatattagaatattaatataatataatatagtatagtaAAATATTATactatactataatataatataatataatattgtaaTACAATATAATTTCACTATAATTATAATGGATTATAACCTAAtctaataatagattataatataatgctttatgttatattattattaaaatatgattatatgacattgtattattattataatataataatactataatagattatattatatatttataatataaatattatgatattttttaaaatattattatattgtatAATATTGTTATCATAGaatgtaatataataatataatataatattatatataatggattataatctAATATAGTGATAGCttataatataatagattatattatataattataacatagtaatattatattattattaaaagttATTATATTAGAttgtatttttataatatattacgataatagattatattatattttataatatatcataatattaatttattattatattatatatataatataataatataatatgatatgatataagatGTAATTATGAGATTTGTTGGTGGACattttagtcattaaaaaaatttcatttaaaTCAAAATAGCTCCCTAACATTATTCATAAAGCACTCTTGGAGAGAAGCTCTAAAATGGGCTTTCCCAAGTAGACTTTTTCAACTTTTTATCAAAGCCGAAAcagtttttcaattttttacaaaACACTACTATACTATTCAAAAGTACTTTTGGAGGGTCAGAAAGTGCTTTGGCAAACAAGGCCTTCATGAATGATTAATATTCATGTAACTTTATATAAAAGTTAACAATATTGAATTTGAAAGTTTTGCATTACAAGATCAATGTTTTTTGTGGATACAATGACTCAAAGTTTGATAAGAAAGGACTCAAAGTTTGATAAGAAGGGCTAAAATGATAAATTAATTGTTTTGGTGGTTCAGAAGTAACTAATGTTACTTTGACTTGTCGGGGGATCAATTGATTGATGATTCTTTAGAGATTATGCTTTTGATCACACACTTAGAGAGCCTTATTGAGTAGCTCATTGGTTTGCAAACTAAGGTGTTGTACTATGTCTTGTACACTTGGTCTGATATTGAATTATCTTCCTTATGAGTTAAGCTCCCCAACTGGAGCTGTTATGGCACATATATTTCCCTAAGGATTTTAATGAATAGGACTTTTGTTTAGCAGAAGAAGGAAAAAATGATGATGGTTCCATGTTGTAAATTAATCTCACTTGATATAGCTAATGCTTCAGGAATTGCTGTGATAGGACTAAGTAGGAGTTTTGGATTGAGATTCATGGGAGTGCAATTTTGATGCAAAGAGGGGGAGGTGGAAAGAAGGAATTTAAATTCATGATCAAGGGCTATATCTCAAATCACTAAAAAAATGTGACTAGAATATGTGCTGATATTCTAAGAAACTCACTTGCTATGTGGGGGTTGCTACTGTGAGAAAAAGCTTGCATTTTAGTCTTTCACATTAGCCAGCTAATTCTGAATGTACACAAACCAGCAACTTGGGACTTGTCAGTTGCATTATCAAAGCCAATATCTACATTCAGCTACACTTGCATGTGGTTGCATCCGGTTTTTCTGTTCAGTCCATTGTTTGCACACTTttgcctcttcttctctttttactAGTGATTCTACTGTGGCTTAATCAAATATTGTTGAATGTGTGTAGAAACATATGATAAGATTGCTCCACAATCTCAATATGTTAATATGATTTGGTAGGAAGAATATGCTATAAAGGTATGTGATGAGGATATGTATTTTCTGTTTGATGGTTGGGCTTATTTCTTTTTTGTGGTTGTGTTTCTTGAATATGGAAATAATGGGTGGATGCATGTCAAGTACATTTTTTTTGGGTACTTCATTAGTAATGCAAAACCCTTATGATGATCATGGGCAAAAGACCAATTAAAATACAAATGCTACATTGCTATTGGACATTTATACTGCTATTGCAGTCTCATAAACTTCATGCCGTATCATCCTTGACGGAACATTACACAAAacctagatcagaaaaataaattttagctgCGATTTTCTGTATGTTCTGCTGATCATTTCAGCAAAAGGAACAGAATGATGCTCCAGGAGGCTATAAATCAATCCTGAATCAATAAGGGCAAACTGGAAGAAGATGGAGGGCTGGAGAAGAAAACTAGAGAATATTATTAATGTCTGCAAAGACTGAAACATATCAGTAAATTCCTCTCTTTTTATAACTGTAGACTGCACTAGTACTCCCAAAATGGGCTCCTAGAGAACTATGACTCTTCATTCACTTGCCTAGTGATAAGAACAacgaaaaaaaaatcctaaaataataaatttgcaCTCTATGCAACCCCATGTAAAAGACCATGAAAATCCTTTTAGGTTGCAACCCGAAAGTTCTTTGTTGAAACTTTTCCTCTTTCTGCTTTTAGTATATTACTAGATATTTCTGATTCTTCTGCAGGGTTCTTGGAGTCACTCCCACATTTTAAAGGCCCAGGTTCAGGAGGTATCTATGAtcataatttgatttcatataataaaaaaaatagtctCCTTTATAACCATAAATTTCTTGTCAGGTTGCTGTTGATGTTTCTTCAAGATCTTCCGCAATGACATCAACCAAGTCAGGAAATTTATCATCAAAAGATAAAGAAGCTGATGCTCTGAAGGAATCTGCTAGCCAAACTGCAGCACCAGATTCCATGATATCTGCATGTATTGCTGAAGCTTCCAATCTTGTTAAGTAAGAATTTCAACCTCTTTCACTGTTTTCCCTAAAAATGGAGAAAATTGAAGACTTGTTCTTCATGAAATAGACTATTGAAGACCAGTCCAAAAATACTTGTAAATAGGATAAATGAAGGAAAAAGAACAATGGACAGGAAAAAGGATAGGGTGGGATGGAGATTACCAGTCTCCAGTAAAGAGCATTAGAAATTTGAAAGACATGAAAACTTGTAGTCTCAGTTAGTATAGGGATGGCAGTCATGGAACTTCCTATCACAACAGATTCTAACCGGTGATAAATGTAATAAAACCCTTGCCCTGGCATCGGAACACCACTCACTGTGGGAAGCTCTCACCAGCCTGTATGGCCTTGATTATTCCAGTTTCAATGAGTATGTACAGCAGACTATCCATCACACATAGTGAGAGCTTACCACAGGGAAACCCCTGCTAATTGAGTTTGACAGGCTTTCAGCATGGGACATATATATCTTGGATTTTCCTTATAGATGATCTGAAACTTCAAGGAGAATGGTAACCATTCTGTAGATGTAGTTCTAaatatttctttccttttctcctcTGAGCAGGTTAGTGGATTCAAAAGATATAACAGAGTTGCAGCTAAAACGGAAGGATTTTGAACTTATAATAAGGAAAAAAGCAGCTCTGCCACAGCCAGCTCCTGTTGCTCCTCCTGTGATGATGCAACCTCCACTAGCTGTGCTTCCACCTCAGTCTCTGGTTTCCCATGCCACTCCACCTCCCACAGCTGCAAGTCCACCTCCAGCAGCCCTAGCACCAGCTCTTCCTCCTGCAACAAAGGGAGGGAGCATCTCATCTCTTGCTCCTCTCAAATGCCCGATGGCTGGAACATTTTACCGATGCCCAGCACCTGGGGAACCACCATTCGTGAAGGTAATCCTCCTTTTGGTTCTCATTGGATTCTAAAGTTTTTGTTTAGTTCTGCACTTTGCTTTGTACACAGTATGCCACCTAAGATGCTATTCGTATATTACATACATAGGTGCCTGCATCAGAAACTTAATGTGTTGGGCTTATGCATGTTACTTTCATGATGCACATCTTTTGCTGTGGAAATGGTGCATCAAATGTTGTGACAGTGCTTCTGGACTTTGTACTTATGATTTGGCATTCTATTGCCCATCTGTCTCAATGACATAGGTTGGAGACAAGGTGCAAAAAGGCCAGGTTGTTTGCATCATTGAGGCTATGAAATTGATGAATGAGATTGAGGTAATCTTCCTGTCACCAAAACTTCATCCAATCTCTGCACTTATGCAAAGTTTCATaatatttctatttattttaatGCAATTAGATGTAATTATCGCCCTTTGATAGTTTGGATTTAATGGTCGTTGCATAGATGCATTCTCAGCTCAAACTCTCTTATCCAGAGAGGTAATCTATCTCACTGTCTTAAATGGTTCTCTGGTGTCCTGGATTTTCAGCTAGTACAGTGGCGACATTAAAATGGAACTTCTACAATACTAATGGGCCTAAGTCATATatgaatttattttctttttcttttctgttttggATAGTGTTAAGATGATTATTCATAAGAAAATGAAAGTAATAGTATGCATAAGTGAATGCAATTGCCCTATTACCAAGGTCAAAACCTGTACAACTAACCTAATTTAGAGTTTAAATCAATTGTGAAAGCAATGGACTTAAAAACTTCTCGAGCAGTGGACAGAAGTCTTAACTctagaaattaataaattcaAGTCACATGAAATACATGCAGATCTAAATGCATGCATTGAATCCAAGTATATTGGATACATGACCCCCTTGACCCCTTTTTATCATGCAGGCTGATCAATCAGGGACTGTAGTTGAGATACTCGCAGAAGATGGAAAAGCAGTTAGTGTTGACACGGTGAATTTCTTTTTGCATATACTTTCCTATCTAAACCATTGTACCTTTTTATTCTTTCCCTCTTATCTGAAATTCTTATTCTCTATCTTTTGCAGCCCTTACTCATAATTCAACCCTGAAGGATGAAATATCAGTTTTGAATGCAGCTCAGGAGAATTTACTCACCAAATTATCTTTCATACTTGTCTAATTTATCATCTGTCTTCTATAGGTGGCAAGCATTTATTTCATCTAGAAAATAAGTTATTGTGATGGGCAAAGGAAGATGGCGCAAGTTGCAGGGATTTGTTACTTTTGGCCCGTGGCACCCTGCTACTGTATTGCGATTTTCAGGGACTTCCTCTCTCTTGGATAGAGTTCTTTCTTGGAACTTAGAAGACTGGAGATTGTTGTAATTCTGGTTTTTTCCCCATCTTAGATTAGAGATGACGCTTTAATTAGAACATACATTTCAGTTCATGAAATCAAGTGCTAAGCTATGAATTTCATCAATAGAAGTGTTGAATTACGAAGTGAATAAGCAGGATAGTGATGTTCAATATATATGATTGTGCAATGtgttttttaaaaatccaaatacAAATGAGCAGTTTATTACTTTCCTTCTTTTTAAAATAACTTTAATGTCATGCTACATGCTTCAAGGGCCTAGGCAACCTATTGGGATCATAATAGGTTGTGATTAGGCTTGCAAATAGGTTGGGTTGGATGAGCATGCTTGACCCCTACGAGACTTAAGAGTTCATGAGGTTTAGATATAGGTGATGTGTTCCTAATATTCTGGAATTGAAGAAGGAAATTTTGGAGGAAGCTCACAATACTAGTTATACAATGCAATACATTGTGACAGCACCCAGATGTATAGGGATTTGAAGGACATCTTttggtggaagaatataaaaggAGAAATAGCATAATTTTACTCGATGTCTAACATGCCAACAAGTGAAACTAAAGCACCAGAGATCGAGGGGATTATTGCCGCCTTTATCTATTCTTGAGTGAAAATGGGAGCACATTACTATGGATTTTATGGCAAGTTTACGTAAAACCTCTAATGGTAGTGATGCAACTTGGGCAATTGTTGATAAGTTGACTAAATCAGCTCAGTTGTTGGTATAGTGAGTCGGACATTATTGCTTAGAGAGACAACCTAacaagggagaggagggagaattggattttttaaaaaattcaaaatttactgTGCATGCTTATCAAACTATGTGAAGTGAGATGTGTGAAGCTAAGcaataagaattaaaataatgATGCAAGTAAGAaactaaataaaagaaaaagaatgcatACTCAAACAATCCAACTTTATAGTGGTTGTGTCAAACTTAGCATCTATGTCTACTTTTCaagttatttttgaaaatttactaTAATCTTTCTAAGATTATAACTAGACTCTCTTTCGAGCTCACAATCAaaaaattcagttgattttttctATGAAAATCAATTAAAACCACACTCTTGAGCTAGCTCTAGGCTTTTACAAGTTTCAATTCAATTCTAAGCTTGGATTGGCTTTTCTTTTAAGTTTCAATTCCAATTGAAATTTATTTACTATAaagaataattatataaatagtagCACAAAAGAAAGCTCTCAAATGAGCAAATAGAAAATCAATGAAGCTCTTTGAAGAATGAGTTGAGAAAGTTTTGCAATCAATGCACAGAAAAAACTTGAATACTTCAAGATTTTTGATGGTTGAAAGCTTGCAGCTCTCTTCTTGAATGCTCAATAAATATTCTTGAGTTTTCATTttgttttcctctctttcttgacTCTTGATTTTGTTGGGTAGCCTTTAAAATTTCTAAAAGACCTAAAATAACTATTTCTAACCATTAGAAAATAATAACTAGCTGTTAGAATCATTTGCACACTTCTGGATTTTTTATAGAACTAGCTGTTAGAGCTATCATTCGTAATCAAATAGACTCGAGAGAAAATAGGGATCGACTCAAGCAAACTATGAGTCGGCTTGATAGAAGTGAGAGTCGACTTAAAGACTGATTTATAGAATGTAgttctctatttttttcagaGAGTCAACCTGAGGTCAAGTAGGAGTCAACTCTTAGTTCGTGCTACTTCACAATTACATGCCAGAGTTAACTTTTTGAATCTAGGAGTCGGATCTTTAATTCCTTCctcttgatttttcatgatgtAACTTTAACCATTCGGCTTTCTTTGGCTCCAAATCTTTGTCATTCAATAAATGCCTAATAATTTTGGCTTTGTGAAACACTTTTGGTAAGAACTTCAACAACTCATTAGTAATAAAATAAGTACTTAAATATtctatattcatcaaaatcaatccttaggTCAATGgtctctttctttttgataataacaaaattttgaggacaaaaaaataatataattaatgtatatatattagaataaattttatcttttgaaTACTTTGTGTTAGAGTGAAACTAAAGATGAGAGCTATGTATCAGATCAATATGTTCTAAGAAAACATAAAATAATGTGATAGAGTTTGAATCAAATACATTTCAGAGCTAAAGATAGGTCAAGAATGATGCATCAAAGCTCAATAATATATCAAAGCTGAAAGTTGGAAATTATATTAGAGCTAATATATTAGAGCTAGAGAGAGCTAAAAGTTTTCAAAAATTGTATCAGAATTAGGAATTATTGGGGCAATCATTGCAAAAGTGAATGATGCACCAAAGTTTCATCCAAATATTATGCTGACTAATTATTTGCTTTTTACTTATTTGCTTCACCACTTCTTTGTTTTTCTCCATTCCTCCACTGCTCTCTCTCATTTTGTCATCAGTCAAAAGACATTTCACAGAAAAGTCACAATATATATAAAGGAGTTCTTTTCATTGCATAAAATAAGTATCTTTGCATGAGTATCAACAAAGTGAATGTATTGCATACAAAAAGTAGTTCATTGTAGTAAACCAAGATACAATCATGCAGACATAGCTGAAATATGGTAAAATAAACCAAAATAAAGTAAAACACAAAATAAGCTACCTTGAGATACTAAGAGACCCTAAATCTAATCCTTATCTGAGGAAAGGTTTATGGGTGAAGGAGAGTATGCTTTAGAAAATGAGGCTTTGCCTCTCTTGCTCTAGATCCTACTAGGGTCCGGTGGCATGAATAGGAAAGCCAAGATCTAACCTAGTATATGTCCTAAAGGGTAGTCTAGGGATAGGCTAGGATGGCTGGGAGGTTTGAGAAGGTTGAAAAGGTTGAGCACGATGGATCAATTGACTTTGCTGGGATGATGATTTGGCAGGTGAAGTCGGTTGACCATGATCTTTGTCTGCTGCTGTAGCGATACTAGGGTTGATGCTCTAGAGCTGCTCAACCAAGTGCCCCATAGAAGTTAATAGAGAGAAGATCCCTGAGTGCTGAGAGGCTCCAAGCTCCCTGATCTCAATCTGTATCTGCCGAACTCTAGCCTCCATCTTCCCCCTGAGGTAATCACCTCTTGAGCCAGTGTAGATATGTCTCCATGCTCCTCCGGTCTACTCACTACTCCAAGGGTCCAATCCTATTAGATAAAGTAGCCATCTCTCTCCTCAAACTTCTTAGCTTTGATTGTACCATGGAGGGGATGTGTGACCGGTCCACTTGAGGAGTCATTTGATGCTCCCTCTTTATCCTCAGACCATTGAGGACCATCTCAATAATCCTTCTCATTTGATCCTCATCCAATCTAATAGAGTACTGAATAGAACGTGAAGCTCTAGCTGGTTTGACAGGAGGTGTTGATGTTGTGGGTGTTGTAGGTGGAGTCTAGGGCttttctgctattggtagaggaGACTCAGACTCTGACTTTGACTGTGCTCCACTTGACCTAGCCTTGTCCCTCGATCTGTCTTGATCTGAGTTCCTCCAAACCCATCTACATTCCAACTTGCGGTAGCCCATATGATGGAGTGACCGCTCGTTGTAGGTATCTGAGTGCTTGAGGACTTAACCAGTCTCCTCCTCAAGTGGTACTCTGAACTCCCTAAAGACCAAGGTGAGAGTCATCCATATGGTAGGCAGGCTTTCACCCTGCTAGTTGCTTCTCTCAACTGAGTTAACATCAATGCACGCAAGTTCAAAGGAATGCTTTGAAGTACATACTACATAATTATCAGATCCCTCTCAGATATAAATTGAAGCATCCAGTCTTCAGGAATGGTATCCTCTCCATAATGTGGTAGAGTAGATGCATCTCCGCAGACAATTGACTAGCAAAAAGCTTCTCCGTAACATCAATACCTCGATCCCCAAAACTACTCTTAGTGCCATGGCTCTGTCTGATAGTCTCGATGGTGTCATGCCCTATTGCGATAACCATAGTATACGAGTGAATCTTAGCTTGGTGAGTACAATCTGAGTGCTCCTCACCATGGCCTCCATGCCATCTGACCTTACCTAAGGCTGCCATTGAACTCATGAATGAGGCTAGGGTATGTTGGAATATCCAAAGAACATGAGAATTCTCAACCTTGTTCCTTGATTTTCTATCCAATTGCAAACCCCTCTttctaaaaatctaaaatcaatcttTCTCCCTATTGTCACCACATGTGCCACTAGGATACCTCCAGATGAAGGGGAAAGTGAAGGAGAGGGTGGACTCATGGGTGCACCAGAGTTGGGTTGATCATTTTGAGCCTTGGATCTTCTTTTCACTTGATCCTCGCCGCATGCCCTCTTCAAATAGTAGGCAAGTTGCTTCTGTGGATCCATCCATACTCAAAGCCAAGGTGAATTAAGGGAAATTTGGAGAAAAGGACAAGAAAATGCCTTGAAAAGGTACGAGGAAAACTTTTGAAAAGTTCTAGGGTAAACAGTGAAGAGTTTGGAATGTTTTGCAATGGGATGACTTATCTTTTAAATGAATGGTCCTAACCAAGAGTCGACTTGAACTGTCTGCTAGAGTTGACTCGAGTTGGAGTCTACTCAAATTTATCTACAAGTCAACTCGAGCTCAATCTcaaactaaaaatataaaatttttagagaaaaaaattgatattttaagtAAGAGATGACTCAAGGAGATTCAAACAAGATATAATAAGCATGAAATCAATTAATTAAGATTCAAGAAATGATCAAATTTGAGAGTTtcaaagagatagagagagaattAGAAAAAAGCTTAGTCAAAGCGGTTATGAACTCCTAACTCTCTTCTAATCATACTAAATCTTTCCTCACTCAAGGATTTGATAAAGATGTCTGTTAGTTGTCTTTCAGTGCTCATAAAATCAAGCATTATATCACCATTTTAAACATGATCTTTTATGAAGgagtgtcttatttcaatatatttagttcttgagtgttgaattaaatttttagtcaaGTTTATAGCATAtgtattatcatatcttatgagAATTTTATTTAGTTTAATACCTTAATTTTCTAGTTATTCcttaatctataagatttgagcataaTAACTATCAGCTATAATATATTTAGCTTCTACTGTATATAATGgtatcgaattttatttcttgctaaatcagaaGATTTAGtcctagaaattggcaagtttcatatattctttttctatctaatttacaactAGTAAAATCAGTATCAGAAATCTAATTAATTCAATAGAGGAATGCCTAGAATGCCATAAGCcaatattaaaaatatcaattaaatatCTAAGTATTCTTTTAATAGTAaataaatgagattctttaggatatgattgatatcttgcatacatatatatactaaatattatatcaggtctattTACTAAATATTATATTAGGTCTATTTGCCATAAGATAGAGTAAAGATCCAATTATATCTCGATAAAGTTAAGATCAATCCTTTTACCATTTTCATCATTATCAAGCTTAGATGAGGGACTTATAGGTATTCCAATTGACTTGCTATTTTCCATCCCAAACTTTTTAAGTAACTTATTTATGTACTTATTTtggttaataaatatttttttttagtttgcttAATTTAGAGTCTCAGAAAAAAATTTagttctctcatcatgctcatcGCAAACTCTTCCTACGTTAGCTTATTAAACTCTTGAtaaagagttttattagtagcactaaatataatatcatttATATAGATTTGCATTACTAACGGatcattattttttctttaaaaataatgTGTGCTTATATTTCCtctagtaatttttttttcatgtagaaatttatttaatttttcatacCATGCATAGGATGCTTGTTTTAAGCCATACAATGCTTTAtccaatttgaaaatatgatttagAAAATCATAACTTAAAATCAAAAGATTGTTCAACATACACCTCAGTAATATATCTATCCAAAAAAGTACTTTTAACACCTATTTGATAGAGTTTGAAATCTAAAGGGAAGCATGGTGgattttgtgcatgcatttttaaaaaaattatagcggaacatacatagattaaacaat is part of the Elaeis guineensis isolate ETL-2024a chromosome 15, EG11, whole genome shotgun sequence genome and harbors:
- the LOC105058068 gene encoding biotin carboxyl carrier protein of acetyl-CoA carboxylase, chloroplastic isoform X2, which gives rise to MASISVPCPKCFVVSLHAALGRNPQQLPIPVVSPSKPGNPLVAGSARFPLLKVAVDVSSRSSAMTSTKSGNLSSKDKEADALKESASQTAAPDSMISACIAEASNLVKLVDSKDITELQLKRKDFELIIRKKAALPQPAPVAPPVMMQPPLAVLPPQSLVSHATPPPTAASPPPAALAPALPPATKGGSISSLAPLKCPMAGTFYRCPAPGEPPFVKVGDKVQKGQVVCIIEAMKLMNEIEADQSGTVVEILAEDGKAVSVDTPLLIIQP
- the LOC105058068 gene encoding biotin carboxyl carrier protein of acetyl-CoA carboxylase, chloroplastic isoform X1, coding for MASISVPCPKCFVVSLHAALGRNPQQLPIPVVSPSKPGNPLVAGSARFPLLKGSWSHSHILKAQVQEVAVDVSSRSSAMTSTKSGNLSSKDKEADALKESASQTAAPDSMISACIAEASNLVKLVDSKDITELQLKRKDFELIIRKKAALPQPAPVAPPVMMQPPLAVLPPQSLVSHATPPPTAASPPPAALAPALPPATKGGSISSLAPLKCPMAGTFYRCPAPGEPPFVKVGDKVQKGQVVCIIEAMKLMNEIEADQSGTVVEILAEDGKAVSVDTPLLIIQP